The following proteins are encoded in a genomic region of Burkholderia diffusa:
- a CDS encoding APC family permease, giving the protein MKGDVQSKPALRKNALGMLSIVFLVIATNGPLTALVGVIPVSITLGNGIGVPGTFVFAGLIYLLFSVGYAAMSRYVKNAGAFYAYIATGLGRPAGVGGAFLALLAYNAMQLACYALVGFFISQSLEAHFAVHVPWWASAAAVVLIVHYFGYRNVEFSGKFLCLLMGCEIAIIVIFDAAVVGHGGPQGFSLSSFTPSSVFTAGFGPSLVFVVGSYMGFETTAIYAEEARDPVRSIPRATYMAITVIMCLYAVSVWMIITAYGPSDAIVQAGKDPGNMWFAMTGKLVGGWAADAMGVLMITSLLAALISFHNTISRYFFSLAREGVIWPVLARTHATQQTPYVASAVQTACALVVLTVCAVKNVDPLLGVLPWSSVVASVGIVAVQGFASLAVVGFFWKNSRGVSIWQRLVAPALASLGLFFCLWQIFAHIDLLSGSDSIVARVVPFATLAVAIVGAAFAMWLRSARPALYANLGRLLSEV; this is encoded by the coding sequence ATGAAGGGAGACGTCCAAAGCAAGCCTGCGCTCAGGAAAAACGCGCTCGGCATGTTGTCGATAGTATTTCTGGTCATTGCGACCAATGGCCCGTTGACCGCGCTTGTCGGCGTGATACCGGTGAGCATCACTCTTGGCAACGGGATTGGCGTGCCCGGCACATTCGTATTCGCTGGCCTGATTTATCTGCTTTTCAGTGTCGGGTACGCCGCGATGAGCCGTTACGTGAAAAATGCCGGGGCGTTCTATGCCTACATCGCGACGGGTCTTGGCCGGCCTGCGGGCGTAGGGGGCGCGTTTCTCGCGCTGCTGGCCTACAACGCGATGCAACTCGCTTGCTATGCGCTGGTCGGTTTCTTCATCAGTCAGTCGCTGGAAGCCCATTTTGCAGTGCATGTGCCATGGTGGGCCTCGGCTGCAGCCGTGGTGCTCATCGTGCACTACTTTGGCTACCGCAACGTTGAATTCAGCGGCAAATTCCTCTGTCTGCTCATGGGATGCGAAATCGCCATCATCGTGATCTTCGATGCTGCAGTTGTCGGCCATGGGGGGCCCCAGGGATTCTCGCTGAGTTCGTTCACCCCGTCGTCAGTGTTCACCGCAGGGTTCGGCCCGTCCCTGGTGTTCGTCGTCGGCTCGTACATGGGTTTCGAGACCACGGCGATCTACGCTGAAGAGGCGCGGGATCCAGTTCGCAGTATTCCGCGCGCAACGTACATGGCAATCACCGTCATCATGTGCCTGTACGCCGTCTCGGTATGGATGATCATTACCGCCTATGGTCCATCCGACGCGATCGTGCAGGCCGGCAAGGATCCGGGCAACATGTGGTTCGCGATGACCGGAAAGCTGGTAGGCGGCTGGGCGGCCGATGCAATGGGCGTGCTGATGATCACGAGCCTGCTCGCCGCATTGATCAGCTTTCACAATACGATTTCCCGTTACTTCTTCTCGCTTGCTCGGGAGGGCGTGATCTGGCCAGTCCTGGCGCGTACCCATGCAACTCAGCAAACGCCTTATGTCGCCAGCGCGGTGCAGACGGCTTGTGCGCTGGTGGTACTAACGGTTTGTGCCGTGAAAAACGTCGATCCGCTGCTGGGCGTGCTTCCCTGGTCGAGCGTCGTGGCCTCTGTCGGCATCGTCGCGGTTCAGGGTTTCGCATCATTGGCCGTGGTGGGATTTTTCTGGAAGAATAGCCGTGGCGTGTCGATCTGGCAGCGTCTCGTGGCACCAGCGCTCGCGTCGCTGGGTCTGTTTTTCTGTCTGTGGCAAATATTTGCGCATATCGACCTGCTCAGCGGCAGCGATTCGATCGTCGCGCGTGTGGTGCCGTTCGCGACCCTGGCGGTTGCGATCGTCGGTGCCGCGTTTGCGATGTGGCTCAGGTCGGCTCGCCCGGCGCTGTACGCTAATCTGGGGCGTTTATTG